gccttactggactCTGGGCCggcaccctggtgcgtaaggatttgggtgggcccaacgtgtctgaccccggggaaagtcctcccagtttcctgtgtccatggggacaccagagaataccccattactgaacttacaatgaccagcacaggggaaccatacacacgacggcgggggtggttgattccctcccgtccctgtcctaattggacgagaccagccttttacccactctggagagagtctcaggagaggataacccgagtacctcggaaacggagaagcaagactcatcctgggaaggctccggtgcaatccgccgagttactcactcccgcccgggctctgatagggatggcaggtgtccagaccgacacagagacggagctacagaatctggacaaagaactgtctggtctgaaggggaccgctgagaggtatcgtttgttaaagcaacagttagacatgaagacagaagagttagatatcctccaggctaaactccaacagagctccttcctaagcaacaggaggagctggagaggctgcgcaggaccatcgaggagtgtgaggagaccctgcgcagtagtaaggaggtccagaagaaggcagaggagaagtacaaggtgttggagaacaagatgaagaatgcggaggcagagagagagaaggaactgaaagctgctcaacagaagctaaactctgctaaaaccaaggctgatgggttcagtaagaaactcaaggagagacaacaggaggctgagtccctggtcctagagttggaggagttgaagagagagcaggctggcaagcaccacggcaatggcggacgcctctcccggcgtgatgccttcttcgctgccttttacccgacgaggacgtcggtcccgaggaggggatgttggtgatgtcacgagaggctgtgtcctggagggatgtTCAtacccctgagatggctgcaaacccagacagctatggctccatctgctggtatggtcgggaactccaaccctctatggccaatcttcccacgcagctgaaaccaatcaggagctgatgagctgaaggttttttgaagggaagagacacggtctccaagctgggctctctggaggacaagagtgctgcacgtccacttccatgagaaatataaggatttggagatacttacctttgggaaatactcacctttggatatatgcacctgtggaaatacgtgtgggacatttggaaggacgttttgctgggttggccactagctgcaacgtggaatacagtaagactggggaaaagtatttgagcgagcgagggagagttatgattttggatgtggaagagacatccctgaactgttaacccttaaagagccaccagagaacagaattgtgttatactttcgttagtttcccaagacctttaataaaatccttgttttggttgaacctggtctccttgcactacttgagcaatcccgctgaaagctgtgtagcctctcgtgacatcacaatatatatatatatatatatatatatatatatacactgctcaaaaaaataaagggaacactaaaataacacatcctagatctgaatgaatgaaataatcttatgaaatacttttttctttacatagttgaatgtgctgacaacaaaatcacgcaaaaattatcaatggaaatcaaatgtatcaacccatggaggtctggatttggagtcaccctcaaaattaaagtggaaaaccacactacaggctgatctaactttgatgtaatgtccttaaaacaagtcaaaatgaggctcagtagtgtgtgtggcctccacgtgcctgtatgacctccctacaacgcctgggcatgctcctgatgaggtggcggatggtctcctgagggatctcctcccagacctggactaaagcatccgccaactcatggacagtctgtggtgcaacgtggcgttggtggatggagcgagacatgatgtcccagatgtgctcaattggattcaggtctggggaacaggcgggccagtccatagcatcaatgccttcctcttgcaggaactgctgacacactccagccacatgaggtctagcattgtcttgcattaggaggaacccagggccaaccgcaccagcatatggtctcacaaggggtctgaggatctcatctcggtacctaatggcagtcaggctacctctggcgagcacatggagggctgtgcggccccccaaagaaatgccaccccacaccatgactgacccaccgtcaaaccggtcatgctggaggatgttgcaggcagcagaacgttctccacggcgtctccagactctgtcacgtctgtcacgtgctcagtgtgaacctgctttcatctgtgaagagcacagggcgccagtggcgaatttgccaatcttggtgttctctggcaaatgccaaacgtcctgcacggtgttgggctgtaagcctcatggagtctgtttttgaccgtttgagcagacacatgcacatttgtggcctgctggaggtcattttgcagggctctggcagtgctcctcctgctcctccttgcacaaaggcggaggtagcagtcctgctgctgggttgttgccctcctacggcctcctccacgtctcctgatgtactggcctgtctcctggtagcgcctccatgctctggacactacgctgatagacacagcaaaccttcttgccacagctcgcattgatgtgccatcctggatgagctgcactacctgagccacttgtgtgggttgtagactctgtctcatgctaccactagagtgaaagcaccgccagcattcaaaagtgaccaaaacatcagccaggaagcataggaactgagaagtggtctgtggtcaccaactgcaaaaccagtcctttattgggggtgtcttgctaattgcctataatttccacctgttgtctattccatttgcacaacagcatgtgaaatgtattgtcaatcagtgttgcttcctaagtgaacagtttgatttcacagaagtgtgattgacttggagttacattgtgttgtttaagtgttccctttatttttttgagcagtgtatatatacctGCATACTCAAACATTCATTTATACgagtgactgtaagtcgctttggataaaagcgtctgctaaatggcatattattattattattattacaacattGATAGAATGTCACAGTTGCTACCTATAGTGTCAGGAGCTAAATTAAGTATCGATTAAATCTTGAATTCCTTTTCTGTTTTCTAACTCCCTTGCTAATAACTCCCTTTTCCTATTTTTtctcctctttccatctctctctctctctccctccctcttctctccctctgtctttcgttcactctcttactctctttctctctcacacacaccctctccccctctctttctcgctcgctcgctctccatctctctttctctgtctctcaccctctccccctctcgctatctttccttctctctctcattctctctctcgctctctccctttctctatccctctttaTCTCCAGCTGGCCCTGGGTCAAGAAGATGACTCTCCAAGCCCCAAGAGCTCCTCAGCAGACAGGTCGTCCTCTAAGACGGTGGGTCTCCTGGGGAGCCAGACTCCCCTTTCCCCCCTGAGTCGCTGGATGCTCCAGAGTAAAAGCCGGGCAGCCAATGCCACCTCCCTGGAGCTGCCCTACCGCTCACCCATTCCCTTCTCCAAGCAGGAGTTCTGGGAGATGCTGGGTAGTGACCTGATGAAGCCAgacacctcctcttcctcccgcgTCAAACGCCGGCCCATTGTCAAGACGGGCAAGTTCAAGAAGATGTTTGGCTGGGGAGACTTTTACTCTAACATCAAGACGGTGCGCCTCAACCTGCTGATCACCGGCAAGATCGTAGACCACGGCAACGGAACGTTCAGCGTCTACTTCCGCCACAACTCCACGGGCCAGGGCAACATCTCAGTCAGCCTGGTGCCGCCGGTCAAGGCGGTGGAGTTCGACCTGGAGCGCCAGAGCGTGGTCTACCCCAAGGACTCCAAGATCTTCAACTGCCGCGTGGACTATGAGAAGGTGGACCGCAGCAAGCGCACGTCACTGTGCAACTACGACCCGTCCAAGACCTGCTTCCAGGAGCAGACACAGAGCCATGTCTCCTGGATCTGTTCCAAGCCCTTCAAGGTAATCTGTATCTACATCTCCTTCTACAGTACAGACTACCGCCTGGTCCAGAAGGTCTGCCCGGACTACAACTACCACAACGAGATGCCCTACCTGCCCTCGGGCTAGAGAGGGGCACACAGGAGGGGcagaggagggatgaggggaggagtgACTTTGTAGGGTGAGGGGCCACTAAATTGAGCTGGATAAACTTTTTCTGTCATTTGCTGCAAAACCTCACCAGACAACCCCTCGCTGTAGCCAGACTACTGTTCCCTGTAAAAACGTATATATGCAAAAAATACAGTATGCACACAGTGAGGCATTTAGATTTAGAGTGCTGTCATGAAGCATTCTTCGACAGGAACAGTAGTAACTAGCACGCCCAACATCATCACGCACATTTTTACCTCAACTCAAACCGCTAATTCGCTAAATACTTCGCTAAATACAGAAAACACCTACAAACATCTATGAATGTTTTCGTGAACTACTGCACACTGTCATTCAGGTGAGGTAACACTACTTTCAAAAGGGCAACTTCCATTTGTTTCTGTATGGACCCTTCCTCCCATCTTTCCCAATACTCCCATATCCCACCCCaaccctctcccccaccctctctctctccacacctctATAGCATCCCGATAGGCTATCCCACCCAATGTTTATTCTAAAGGTCTGACATTCTATCAaacatcatctctctctttccctgaatTATGTCACCTCAATGACATAgaaaagagagattgagagagagagtgagagaaagaaagggagcgagagagagagagagagagagagagagagagagagagagagagagagagagagagagagagagagagagagagagagagagagagagagagagagagagagagagagagagagagagagagagagagagagagagagagagagaggagagagagagagagagagagagagagagagagagagagagagagagagagagagagagagagagagagagagagagagagagagaaagcaaaagCAATCGCCAGACAAATATATGGGACAGGGCTTAAGTTCAACGTGAGATAAATAATTGATTCTCCACacgagagagaggtagggagagagagagagagagagagagagagagagagagagagagagagagagaaatgagagattCAAAGAGCTCTTTTAAttaaagtggaggagagagaaggagatgtagAGTATTCAGCTCCTTCTATTGTCCCCTCTGTATGAAAAAGATTACATTTAGTTGCCGTCAGGATTCCTGATTTCAAGCTTTGATAACTTTGGCTGTGTGTGGGAGATTTCTCTCTCCTGACAAACGCTGTGTGTTCACTAAAGTCTGATCGTTATCTGGAATAAATTAAAATACAACTAATTAAGGCTTCAACGAGAGAGGGCGAAATGTATTCCTGGAAATCAAGTTAGGGTTATTAGGATGCGAGCGAGGAGCACAGAGAGGAGTATAGCGGATAGTTCCATTATGGTTCCCTGGCCCAGCAGCTTAGCCCCCAGTTAACAGCTCTCTCATCAAGATGAATAGCCACTGGCTGGCTGAACACTAGACAAAATACTGTATATATCTAATTTAGTGAAAACTGATTCTGTACTGACAATATGGGCTGTTTGGAAATAGATTCATAGCTCCTATATAAAGATTATGTATTAATTTCCTGACTATGTATTTTCTAACGTTAGGTGTCATACTTTGAACACTGAATGCATAATATATGGTATTACTAATGTATTTGTAAAAAGGAAAAACCTCAACGTAACAGAAGTGATTGAACCCCATGGCCTTTGGCACTGTTGTGCTCTGATTGGTCTGGAGAGAGCTTAGTGAGGTTTCTGTAGCACTGAAGCCTGGGACGCCAGTGTGTGACCTAGACCAAGTCTGTCCTGAGCAAACCATCAGGAACCACTCACTATAAAGTCCTCCTCCTGTGGGGGGTACGGGAGCATCACGCCAGGCAGAGATGGAGCGATTTGACTGGaggtagaatagaatagagagacagaataaaagaGAGAAAACAGACTCACTTACAAGGCTATATATGGGaagtaagtgagagagagagagagagagagagagagagtggcccgTAGATCTGAACATCAAAGTGTCTGGGTGTTTAATTTACTGTTAAAGAGGGGGGTAGCTCCTGTCTTTATGAGGCCATAACCACAACATCTCTGTCAGGTTGCTGCTTCTCTcagactgcctctctctctctctgctgttgcTGCCTCTCTcagactgcctctctctctgctgttgcTGCCTCTCTcagactgcctctctctctctctgctgttgcTGCCTCTCTcagactgcctctctctctctctgctgctgctgcctctctcagactgcctctctctctgctgttgcTGCCTCTCTcagactgcctctctctctctctgctgctgctgcctctctcagactgcctctctctctctctgctgctgctgcctctctcagactgcctctctctctctctgctgttgcTGCCTCTCTcagactgcctctctctctgctgttgcTGCCTCTCTcagactgcctctctctctctctgctgttgcTGCCTCTCTcagactgcctctctctctctctgctgttgcTGCCTCTCTcagactgcctctctctctgctgttgcTGCCTCTCTcagactgcctctctctctgctgttgcTGCTTCTCTcagactgcctctctctctctctgctgctgctgcctctctcagactgcctctctctctctctgctgctgctgcctctctcagactgcctctctctctctctgctgctgcctctctcagactgcctctctctctctctgctgttgcTGCCTCTCTcagactgcctctctctctctctgctgctgctgctagaaGAGCCCTGCAGGGGCCGGCAGGGAACATTAACCACTAACATCACAAAGACTAAATTATCTTTTAAGATATTACTGTTTATCCAGATGCATAAACCCCAATCTACTCTTCAGACCTCTGATGCTTACtgatgtttattttttttctctGAGCAAATGTTTTACTTGAAAAGAAAATATGCAGTGGTTTGGCTGTGGTGGTTCTCCCTTGTTGAGATGATGTTTATAAAATAGATCTGTCTGGTTCATGACTAGTGTCACAGTCAATCCTTATAGTCACACCTGCTGTGTTTAAAATAACACTAATTACATTTGTCTGAATAAACACCCGTATTGGACAAGAAGAGTCCAGTAATCCCAATGAGCTAATTTCAAGTGAAACGAGTGTACAGTACTCCTTTCCTAAACAATGTGTTTGATAATTATTAAGTTAGTATTTGGCATGTAAACATTACATTCAAATTACTGTTGTTTGCATGTCAGCTTTCTGTTGAATATTTGCATTTGTTAAGAGGCAGTTTTGGACCTAAATTATACATTTAAGAAAGCGATTGAaaacagaaaatgatgtaatgctCTGCATTTGTTGTTAGTGCTTCCTACATTTTGGGAATGCATGCCTCATGCAACCATCAATGGAATAATCAATAGTAGTAAGCATGCAAACAGCCTAGACGTTATTCAGAACATATTAGAGTCCAAATGCAGTTTATTTGTTTGTTGattgggatccccattagcttttgaagaagctgcagctactcttcctggggtccacaggAATAGTTCATCTGAATACCCAACAGAATTGTGCATGTAAGCATAGTATGTCCCTGTCTCACAGTAAACTGATGCAACTAGTGCCTGGCAAGaccctgtccctctccatctcaGAGTTGGCATGCAGGGAAGTATTATTAGTAGTTATTAGTATATAGGCCTCATGTCTCAGTTTGTAATGTTGGGGTTTACCAACTAGTGCCATTGGCCCAAACTCATCCCACTCCTCTTCCTACTCCTCTCTGCCCATCTGGGCTCTCTTTCCCCTACCCACAACATGCCCTCCtatcctctctgtgtctctcctctcacTGTGACCTGGCCAGCTACCCTACCCTCCATGTCCCCATGTCCTTGTGTCCTGGCTACCTCCCCGCTGAACTCCACTGTGGGCAGGTcctcatccatccctctatccccgcCCGCCAGAGTCCAGCTCGGAGCTCATCTGGCTAATCTCTCTCGGCTTAACAGTGGGGCCAACTGAGCACTCACAGTgagaacacactcacacacagacatgcacacgcaCAGGTTGGTATGTGTGCTCCTTCTCCTACCCCCCCTGTTCAAAGTATCTTACTTCAGCCTCCTTCCAATCTGTCAGATTAAAGACATGGAGACTTCCTGGAAAGCAAGCTTAGGCCTAGAGGTGTGCCAACCTGCCTGACCTACTGACGCCCCACTGACCTCTatacctccacccctccaccctgccCTGCAGTAGGACATCTGGATAAGACATCTGGACACACCTTTCAGGGGAGATAAGGAGTAAAACGCATTGAGTTGGAGCCCCACCCCCCTCCTGCCAACTAGGAAACGAACAGAGACACTGCCTGGACTGTTATGATTGCTGGGTCATATGtacaccctccctcccttcctcagtCCCTCGCTCCAATCCTCACCCCATCCTCGCAAATTAACAGCAATATATCACTGAGACTCCACCGTGCCCCTCTATGGCTGCTCAAACAGAGGGTGCTGCTGGTTGGAAGAAGAGATAATGTTGCTGTAGGATGGGGCAGTGTTGTTATGGTGACAGTCTTATCGTTGTCCAATGGAGTGCCAACAGACTTGTGGACAGTTGGCCTTCCACAGGCCACAGGACAATGCTTGTCCGCTCAGCACAGAATAGAAACAGAACTGACCGTCAGATATCTATATAAATATACAAACTACAAGTCCTCCGACCTAAATAAAGTTGTATTTAATGTGGGTCATGCCGTGGAGTTGTCTGTTTTATCTTTTCTTTTCACATTCTTTTGTTTCAGTGTCATGTTGATGATATGATGGCATTAATTGTGGTTTCCGACATTCTAAAAATCAATAAAGTACACAAAATAACTTATCACTTCAATTGTAGAGAAACAGGCTCCAGTCTTATATCTTGTTTCGCTTGACAAATTCACTGGGAGCCAGAAAGTGTCAATGTCGATGAAATCTTTATTTTGTCTAATTTGCTCATACTCATATTGTGTGCCAACGGCAAAGAAAGAATGTGACAATGTGTGCTAATGGCCCTTAATGGCCCTTACAGAGACAccaagagagaggaaaagagaaaagAGAAATACTAAACTAGAGAAAAGGGGGTGAGGGAGAAAGGGGGGTAATGTTTCAACTAGGATGATGCATGCACACAACTCCTTCTTTAATGAGCctcgttctttctttctttatttgtGACTTTTCGCTCTCCTTCATTTTGGGAATGTAATTGACATTAAATCCGTTTGGCTTCTTAATTAAATCCCAGACAACTGTTAATGAGGAGATGAGTTCAAACATTCAGCTCACTACATCCCTTTAAACAAGATCGATTACGGCATGGCTGGCGGCAaagcccctctcctccatccccctctcctctcctccatctccctatCCCGCTGCCAACGCCCCCTTGTTTCCATAAAAGCGCCGCCTGCCTCAGGATAACCTTGATGGAGATGATGAAAGGAAAGGGAAGAAGTCAACAAGATAGAAGAACAGAACATCTCCTTTGGAAGCCAGGGTTCTTGTGAATGTGAAATCTATATAACAGCAATGTAGTGGCtgacacacagggagagaggaaGCTGCTGGTGGTGAAGGGGAATATAGTGAGGAGGGTTTACATGGAACAATctaaagagagagaaacaacgGCCACCAGTGTTGTTGTACTGGCACAGACTGAGGCGTTTGGCTCTCTGGGAAGAGAAAACAATTAGCGAGTGCGAGCATCTGGTTGGGGAAGTGGTGTTTCAGCAGGAGTAATTGGGAACAGGACCATAGTCAACTGAGAAAATAACTAGTGATGGCATGAGGAGGCGGGAGGAGGCGTGCAAAGCTAAAAGTGATAAATAGACATTCACACAAGTAACCTTGAGCTTTGTAAAAGTGTGTCCGAAGAGCCAGACAAGACATGAAgagcaaatgagagagagagattatttgcAGGGCATGTGTACTATAAGCCGCCCACCTCCTAATTATACCCAACATGCCCTCTATACGCATAATATTACCAGCTAATCACTGATTGCCCATTATTGTCTGAGTCAACAACAGAATACTGTACCTCACCTGCCTAGGAACATGGCCTCAACTGTAGTACCCCAAATGTAGTATCTCAATTTGCAACATCATCCTTCCATAGAGGTATATGTTACCCAACAATACTAAATCTATCACAGGTTCATTTATTTACAGGTTCTATATCCCATTCACTTTACTAACACCAATATCAAGACTATCCTTTCTATAATCAGCGGATGTATCTGTGAGCTGTGACATTATTTGGCCCTAGGATCTATTTCCACACACCATGCATGGTAGCTTGGTAGCTTGGCTTCGAAGACCACCAGTCTTATGGAAGTTCATTAGGCTACAGGTACCTGGATAGCAACCCTGTTCAGAAGCCGGTTATTAACATAACCGTGGTCATTGaattcaaatatattttatgtttgtgtGCGCACTCACACaagcgcatgcacgcacacacacacagggccggcCCTGGGCATAAGCGATATAAGCAGTCACTTAGGGCCCCCGGGCTGCTAGGGGCCCCCAATCCATCGGGGTCTCAACttgcaatttcgaaatgtggttgtgcatcagcagtttttctcttgtaatgtcaatcactgacagtcactcaattagcaaattgggtaagttagtctagcgagctatttatttaacctttattttattttgaaaagGAGTCATGATGAGACCAcagtctcttttacagatgagccctgtaaTTACAAAAATATACACATCTATCACGGCTCAGGAAAAGACTCAGAGGCAGACAGTTCAAATAACAGACGTTTATTATATAAACAGGGGGCAGGTAAATAACAGGTCAAGGGCAGAGTCGGTAAGGGACAGAGCGGCAGGCAGACTCAGGgtcggggcaggcagaggtcagtaatccagggcagtg
This sequence is a window from Coregonus clupeaformis isolate EN_2021a chromosome 7, ASM2061545v1, whole genome shotgun sequence. Protein-coding genes within it:
- the LOC121570379 gene encoding neurexophilin-1, yielding MHSNHGFILLLLNGTACLLALGQEDDSPSPKSSSADRSSSKTVGLLGSQTPLSPLSRWMLQSKSRAANATSLELPYRSPIPFSKQEFWEMLGSDLMKPDTSSSSRVKRRPIVKTGKFKKMFGWGDFYSNIKTVRLNLLITGKIVDHGNGTFSVYFRHNSTGQGNISVSLVPPVKAVEFDLERQSVVYPKDSKIFNCRVDYEKVDRSKRTSLCNYDPSKTCFQEQTQSHVSWICSKPFKVICIYISFYSTDYRLVQKVCPDYNYHNEMPYLPSG